The Spirochaetaceae bacterium DNA window TGGGGTTCCTGCTGGAGACCTACGAGATAGCGGCGCCCCCGGATCTGGACCGTGTTCGCGCCGGCTTGACGGCGACCTACGTCCGCCTCGACCCGGTCCTTCCGGCCGAAGGGAAACACCTGCGCCGCTGGCGCCTTCAACTCAACGTCGACCCCCAAGAGCTCCGCGCCGTCGTGAGGACCTGATCCATGATCGCGCAGCGCGATCTCTCGCTTCTTTCCAACCGACTCGCCCAGCGGGGAGGCCGGCGTGTCCCGGAGACCGTCCTGGAGCGAAGCTGTGGCAGGTCCGCCTCGCGGCGCAGATGGCCGAGCTCCCCGAGTTCAACGCGGTCTACCGCGAGGTCCGGCGCGCCCTCCGGCAGGGAGGCCTCAGCGGATAACCGAGTCGCTCACAGGGCGTTCTGCCGCCACCGTACGCTATCTCGATCCCCTGGTCGTTGCAGAATAGGAGTCGCACCGACCGGCGGATGTGACATTCCGGAGATTCGGACCCCACCGGACTGCGAAGCGCCGGCCCGCCAGCAACCTGCGGCCGCGTCCGTCTTCTGAGCGCCGCCGACTCGGTCTCGGGTGTGGCGGTTTCGGTACCCTTCCACGAGCCCGCGCCGTTCGTCGCCACGGCCCTACAGCGAAAGGATCGTTCAGTATCTCCGCTGCAGGATCCGGTGTGGTACGTGGACGCCGACGGCGGCACCGACCTGGACAAGCTGCTGGCCGACTTCCAGGGGTTCGTCCGCGAGCACTCCGAGCCCCGCAGGGCCGCGAAGCGGGGGGTGGCGCGCTTCGACTACGCCGAGGCGGGTCCGCAACTCCTGCTGCAGGGCACGATTCGCGAAGGGTTGCTGCAGACCGCCGAGTACATGGACCGGTGCGCGGCGCAGGCGGGCCACCTGGTCAATCTGCGACCGCGGCGCAGGCAAGCGGTGGGAGGACAGGATCTTCCGCCGCGACGAACGCACCGATGACGGGCACCGGATCACGGTGTGGGGGATGTGAGCGGCCGGGGTGCCACCGTCGGGGTGGCTGTCTCCGGGGCTGTGACGGCGCCGATTCAGCCGATACCCGGCGGGGATCGCGTCAGCTCGTCCCCCACTCCGCCCACTTGTCCGGGTCCGCCCACTGCTGACCCACCTCGACGAAGCCGCGCGGACCGCGGACGCCGTGCTCGAACGGATCGCCGGTGGCCTCCATCCAGTGGTGCAGGCGCTGCTCCATCTCCTGCACCACCGGGCGCGCGGCCGGCGAGGGGTTCGGCCCCCACATTTACGGGCTGGTGCGCGGCCGCGACCCGGAGACGTTCCGGCGCACGTTCACTCCCGACCCGGAGCGACCTGCACCTGTTCGGGTCGGACGACGGCCCGGTGCTGCTGTTCGGCGGCGACCGCCTCGGCCGCGACGTGTTCAGCCGCGTCCTGTACGGGGCGCGCATCTCGCTGTCGGTGGGGCTGGTGGGGATCTTCTTCACCTTCGTGTTCGGCATGATCCTGGGAGGCCTGTCGGGCTACCTGGGCGGCATGGTGGTTACGGTGATCCAGCGGCTGGTGGACCTGCTGATCTCGATTCCCACCATTCCGCTGTGGATGGCGTTGGCGGCGGCGCTGCCGCGCGACTGGCCGCCGGGGCGCATCTACTTCGGCATCGTGATCATCTTCTCGATGATCGGCTGGACCGGGCTGGCGCGGGTAATCCGTGGCAAGCTGCTGGCCCTGCGCGAGGAGGACTTCGTGATGGCGGGGCGCATCGCCGGCGCCAAGCAGGGCGCCATCATCGCAAAGCACCTGCTGCCCTCGTTCGCCAGCTACATCATCGTGTCGCTGACGCTGGCCATCCCGCAGACGATCCTGGGCGAGACAGCGCTGAGCTTCCTCGGCCTGGGGCTGCAGCCGCCGGTGGTGAGCTGGGGCGTGCTGCTGCAAGACGCCCAGAACGTGCAGGCGATCGCCCACCACGGCTGGCTGCTGATCCCCTGCCTGTTCGTGATCGTCACCGTGCTGATGTTCAACTTTCTCGGCGACGGCCTGCGCGACGCCGCCGATCCATACTCACGTTAGGATCCCACCAAGGAGACCCGCCCAGATGCAACGATTTGTTTTCGCCATGAAGCTCAAGCCCGGCTTCGAGGCGGAGTACAAGCACCGCCACGACGAGATCTGGCCCGAGTTGGCCAGGGAGATCCGGGAGGCCGGCATTAGCGACTATTCGATCTACCTCGCCCCCGACTCCCTGACCCTGTTCGCGGTGCAGAAGCTGAACCCGGACCACACGGCCGGGGAGCTGCCGGAGAGTCCCGTGGTCAAGAAGTGGTGGGCCTACATGGCGGACATCATGGATACCAACCCGGACAACTTGCCGGTGACGCGCGAGCTGCCGGAAGTGTTTCACCTCGACTGACCCCGAAACTACCCACAACAGACAGAGGAATCATGTCACTTACCGTTGTCGATCTCACCGCCGAGCACCGCGGCTCCGGCCCGTTCGTCGCCACCGCGACGCCGCGACTTTCGTGGCGCGTCGTCACCAGCACGCCGAATTGGTACCAGGCCTCCTACGAAATAGAGATTCCGGCGACCGGGAGTACCGCGGCGCAGCGGTCGCCTCCGGCGACTCGGTGCTGGTGCCGTGGCCGGCGGCGCCGCTGGCGTCACACCAGAGTGTGACCTGCCGGGTGCGGGTCACCGGCAGCGACGGGGTGGCCAGCGACTGGAACGAGCCGCTGGCGATCCATGCGCCGCTGCTGGACGCCCGCGAGCGCGGCTCCGACCTCTACGACGGCGAAACCTACGATGCGCGGCTCGAGTTGGGCGGCTGGTCGCGGCCCGGTTACGACGCCGGCGGCTGGCAGCCGGTCGAGGTGATCGAGCACGACCTGGCCACCCTCACGCCGGCGGCGGTACCGCCGGTGCGCGCCGTCCAGGAGGTGGCTCCCGTGTCGATCTGGCGCGCGCCCTTCGGCGAGACCCTCGTCGACTTCGGCCAGAACCTGGTGGGCCGGGGTGCGCATTCGCCTGGCGGCAGAGCCGGGCACCGAGGTGCCGGCGGGCACTGAAGTGACCGTGCGCCACGCCGAGGTGCTGGAGAACGGCGAGCTGGGGGTGCGCCCGCTGCGCTCCGCCCAGGCCACCGACCGCTACCTTGCCCATGGCGGCGGCCCCGAGGAGTGGGAGCCGCGCTTCACCTTCCACGGCTTCCGCTACGCCGGCGTGCGCGGCTGGCCGGGCGAGTTGCGGCCCGACGACATCACCGCCGTGGTGCTGCACTCCGACATGGTGCGCACCGGCTGGTTCGAGTGCTCACCATCGACTCCGTGATACTCGCCACGGCCCTGCAGGTCCGCGCCGATCACCTGGTGACCACCGATTGTGGCTTCGAAGGAATCGACGAATTGAGTGTAGTCATGGTCGACGACGTAGACGTCCCGGCCACGGTTCAACACCGGTCCCCGTGACGGTAGCAGGCGTGGTGGCGTGGCGCTTCACGCGGGCGTGAGGCACGTTGGGACTGGCGGGATCGACCGTGAGCTGCCGGCGGCCGGGGTTCACGACCAAGTCCATGTCTTCCATGGGAACGGACCCCAACAACACTTCGTCGCCGATCACCAGCGCGCCGACGTAGCAGAACCGCTTGCCGAAGGCGACCTTCAGCGGCCCGACGTAGGGTACGGTCGCCGTCCTGCCGTCCGCGACCGATACCTCCCGCACCGATTCCGTTTCGAGGTCGAGCTGCCGTGCCACGTGCTCCGGAATGCACAGCATCAGGGCCCCCGTATCAACCAGCGCGTCCACCTGTACCGGTACGAAGTCGGGGCGCCGGGGATTGCTCAATTCCAGCCCCGCAAATACGTGGCCCACGCGTCCTCCCCACTCCCGCAATCATATCATCTCGTTCCCGTGGTTACCTGACTCCCCGGTCGAAGGGCCGCGCCGTCATGCGCAACGCTCCCGGCACGCCGCGCAACGACAGGGCGCGTTGACAGCGGCGCCGCGCACAACGGCGTCGATGAAATGCTCCAACGGCCGCGGCAGTGCCTCCGGCAGGTATGACTGGAACTCCAGGGCTCGCGCTCCGCCAGCCCACGCTGGCACTCGCCAGCGATCATCGCCTTGGTCTCCTCCCAGTCGCTGCCCAGCGCATCGACGAGCTACCTACTGGGGGTTTGCGGCGGACTGGACCAGGTGGCGGCGAGCATCTCGCCAGCGGTGGATGAAGATCGGGCCCACTGCTGTCAGGACTAATGTGCCCCAAGGCCCCTTCGTCGTGACGTGGGCCGTCGCGCGTAGTCCGTCTTGCAACTCAGGTGTTCAGGAAGTTCCGCTTCCGGAATACGCCTGTGCTGTCGGTGCCGCCTCTCGCAGTACCACCACTTCCTTACTGAGGCGTCCCTTCAGTCGTGCTTTCTCCACCTCGAGCACGTAGCGCGTTTGCAGGTTAAGCCAGAAGCGCTCGGTGGTGCCAAAATAGCGCGCGAGCCGCAGCGCGGTATCAGCCGTGATCGCCCGCTTGCCATGCACGATCTCGTTGATCCGCCGAGGG harbors:
- a CDS encoding ABC transporter permease — protein: MLLFGGDRLGRDVFSRVLYGARISLSVGLVGIFFTFVFGMILGGLSGYLGGMVVTVIQRLVDLLISIPTIPLWMALAAALPRDWPPGRIYFGIVIIFSMIGWTGLARVIRGKLLALREEDFVMAGRIAGAKQGAIIAKHLLPSFASYIIVSLTLAIPQTILGETALSFLGLGLQPPVVSWGVLLQDAQNVQAIAHHGWLLIPCLFVIVTVLMFNFLGDGLRDAADPYSR
- the rhaM gene encoding L-rhamnose mutarotase; this translates as MQRFVFAMKLKPGFEAEYKHRHDEIWPELAREIREAGISDYSIYLAPDSLTLFAVQKLNPDHTAGELPESPVVKKWWAYMADIMDTNPDNLPVTRELPEVFHLD
- a CDS encoding alpha-L-rhamnosidase N-terminal domain-containing protein gives rise to the protein MVPGLLRNRDSGDREYRGAAVASGDSVLVPWPAAPLASHQSVTCRVRVTGSDGVASDWNEPLAIHAPLLDARERGSDLYDGETYDARLELGGWSRPGYDAGGWQPVEVIEHDLATLTPAAVPPVRAVQEVAPVSIWRAPFGETLVDFGQNLVGRGAHSPGGRAGHRGAGGH
- a CDS encoding family 78 glycoside hydrolase catalytic domain translates to MPAGTEVTVRHAEVLENGELGVRPLRSAQATDRYLAHGGGPEEWEPRFTFHGFRYAGVRGWPGELRPDDITAVVLHSDMVRTGWFECSPSTP
- a CDS encoding clan AA aspartic protease — its product is MGHVFAGLELSNPRRPDFVPVQVDALVDTGALMLCIPEHVARQLDLETESVREVSVADGRTATVPYVGPLKVAFGKRFCYVGALVIGDEVLLGSVPMEDMDLVVNPGRRQLTVDPASPNVPHARVKRHATTPATVTGTGVEPWPGRLRRRP
- a CDS encoding HigA family addiction module antitoxin gives rise to the protein MARKAHPPIHPGEILLQEFLEPVGLSQYRLAKDISVPPRRINEIVHGKRAITADTALRLARYFGTTERFWLNLQTRYVLEVEKARLKGRLSKEVVVLREAAPTAQAYSGSGTS